A stretch of Ipomoea triloba cultivar NCNSP0323 chromosome 13, ASM357664v1 DNA encodes these proteins:
- the LOC116002217 gene encoding DEAD-box ATP-dependent RNA helicase 13-like — translation MASQPSDSKKKQKKPKKRIREDSELLEHLDSLPWNSSLPETDGAFSHLFGDDELGGGFLSLEEVDETTYGLEIPKSSGGNEEPKSKGKPKTKKQKVSENHDDSNGEEGDDKADEEIKQKKKKRSKKKKGSLVNKTEDNTELTAVSNNKNDDDEDSVDETEFYAWNEMRLHPLLMKSIYRLNFKEPTPIQRACIPAAAHQGKDVVGAAETGSGKTLAFGLPILQRLLEEKEKADRLNAEDGEVDEKIAPRGLLRALIVTPTRELALQVTDHIREVAKHTNIRVIAIVGGMSTEKQERLLKRRPEIVVGTPGRLWELMSGGEVHLVELHSLSFFVLDEADRMIETGHFQELQSIVDMLPMASRSTDGHSMETQNCITVSSVQRKKRQTFVFSATISLSADFRKKLKRGSQISKSNDELNSIETLSERAGMRADAAIVDLTNASIMANKLMESFIECREEDKDGYLYYILSVHGKGRTIVFCTSVAALRHLSSMLRILGLNVSTLHAQMQQRARLKGIDRFRSNENGILIATDVAARGLDIPGVRTVVHYQLPHSAEVYVHRSGRTARAFSDGCSIALISSNDASKFASLCKSFAKKSFQRFPVEISYMPEIMKRLSLARQIDKILRKDSQDKANKTWLERHAESVELELDDDDSEEERVKSFKQKRATSSQLKNLQQELKSLLSLPLQPKTFSNRFLAGAGVSPLLQNQLEELAKLKLGKISNTGDSQRRKLVVIGQDCVEPLQALRSAGPEAHLDLKGIAEKRKNMDNIRRKRKEAKKRQREQRRKQRKKSQGAND, via the exons ATGGCTTCTCAACCTTCGGATAGCAAGAAGAAGCAGAAAAAACCTAAAAAGCGTATCCGAGAGGACTCTGAACTACTTGAGCATCTCGACTCACTTCCATGGAACTCTTCGCTCCCTGAAACCGATGGCGCGTTCTCCCATCTCTTCGGTGACGATGAACTCGGAGGAG GATTTTTATCACTGGAGGAGGTTGATGAAACAACATACGGATTGGAGATTCCAAAGTCGAGTGGAGGAAATGAGGAGCCAAAATCCAAGGGAaagccaaaaacaaaaaagcagAAAGTAAGTGAAAATCATGATGATTCCAATGGTGAAGAGGGAGATGATAAAGCTGATgaggaaataaaacaaaagaaaaagaaaagaagtaagaagaagaagggtAGCCTGGTGAATAAAACAGAAGACAATACAGAATTAACAGCTG TTTCCAACAACAAAAATGATGATGACGAGGATTCAGTAGACGAGACTGAATTTTATGCATGGAATGAAATGAGACTTCATCCCCTGCTTATGAAATCAATATACAGACTGAATTTCAAGGAACCCACACCAATACAGAGAGCTTGTATTCCTGCAGCTGCTCATCAAGGAAAG GATGTTGTAGGTGCTGCAGAGACTGGATCTGGAAAAACACTTGCATTTGGTTTACCCATTCTTCAGCGCCTTcttgaagagaaagaaaaagctGACAGACTTAATGCAGAAGATGGGGAGGTAGATGAAAAAATAGCTCCTAGAGGTCTTCTTCGGGCTCTAATTGTTACTCCTACAAGAGAGCTTGCACTTCAG GTCACTGATCACATCAGGGAAGTAGCAAAACACACCAATATTAGGGTTATTGCTATTGTTGGTGGCATGTCTACTGAAAAGCAAGAGAGACTATTGAAAAGAAGGCCTGAAATTGTGGTCGGGACTCCTGGGAGGCTATGGGAACTTATGTCAGGTGGAGAAGTTCATCTTGTCGAG ctacattcattatcatTCTTTGTGCTGGATGAGGCTGATCGCATGATAGAAACTGGGCATTTTCAAGAGTTGCAGTCCATAGTTGACATGCTTCCCATGGCTAGTAGATCAACTGATGGGCATTCTATGGAAACACAGAATTGCATAACAGTTTCAAGTGTccaaagaaagaaaaggcaGACTTTTGTCTTTTCTGCAACTATTTCCCTATCTGCTGATTTTCGGAAGAAGCTGAAGCGTGGATCACAAATATCAAAGTCTAATGATGAGTTGAATTCAATTGAAACTCTTTCAGAGAGAGCAGGAATGCGAGCAGATGCTGCTATTGTTGACCTAACAAATGCATCAATAATGGCAAACAAGCTTATGGAGTCATTCATTGA GTGCAGGGAAGAAGATAAAGatggatatttatattatatcttGAGTGTTCATGGGAAAGGGCGCACAATTGTTTTTTGTACATCTGTTGCAGCATTACGCCATCTTTCCTCAATGCTGCGCATCCTTGGCCTCAATGTTTCGACACTTCATGCCCAGATGCAACAGCGAGCACGACTAAAG GGAATTGATCGTTTTCGCTCGAATGAAAATGGCATACTTATTGCTACTGACGTTGCAGCCAGAGGCCTTGATATTCCCGGTGTTCGAACTGTTGTTCATTACCAGCTTCCACATTCAGCTGAG GTTTACGTTCATAGAAGTGGAAGAACTGCCAGAGCTTTCTCTGATGGGTGTAGTATTGCCCTAATCTCTTCAAATGATGCATCAAAGTTTGCTTCTCTATGCAAATCCTTTGCTAAG AAAAGCTTCCAGCGATTTCCTGTAGAGATATCATACATGCCGGAGATTATGAAAAGATTATCCCTTGCACGCCAAATAGACAAAATTCTTAGGAAAGACTCTCAG GATAAGGCCAATAAAACTTGGCTTGAACGACATGCTGAATCAGTTGAGTTGGAattggatgatgatgatagtgAGGAGGAAAGGGTAAAAagttttaaacaaaagagagcCACTTCTTCTCAATTAAAGAACCTGCAGCAG GAACTGAAGTCTCTTCTTTCTCTCCCATTACAACCCAAGACATTTTCGAATCGCTTTTTGGCAGGG GCTGGGGTTTCTCCTCTCCTGCAGAACCAATTAGAGGAACTAGCTAAGCTGAAACTTGGCAAAATAAGTAATACTGGAGACAGTCAAAGGAGGAAATTGGTGGTTATTGGGCAGGATTGTGTGGAGCCTCTCCAGGCACTTCGAAGTGCTGGTCCAGAG GCACATCTGGATTTGAAGGGGATTGCAGAAAAGCGGAAaaacatggacaacataaggagAAAGAGAAAAGAAGCGAAAAAAC GTCAGCGTGAGCAACGTCGAAAGCAGAGGAAAAAGTCTCAAGGTGCAAATGACTGA